TCCTTCAGGggagtctggctggctcagttggtagatcgagtgactcttgatcttggggttgtgagtttgagccccatgttgggtgtagagattatataaaaattaaatcttaaaaagaaaattaaaaagcctgAGCTCCTTCATGCCAGGCTACGAGCAAGACTGTAGAGGATAAAAATACACcaaggtaggggcacctgggtggctcagcgggttaaagcctctgcctttggctcaggtcacgatctcagggtcctgggatcgagccccacatcggactttctgctcagggggagcctgcttccccctctctctctgcctgcctctcagcctacttgtgatctctctctgtcaaataaataaataaaatattaaaaaatatatataccaaggTAGAAAAATAGCTTTTCTGATCACAAGGACATACTTAGTACATATTAAAGGTACATAAACAAAtcatttatatacaatatataagaGCTGTGACTTAGGGAATTTAACCTGTGACACTCACATAATGGAATAGGGAGAGAACTGGGGGAGAACACAATTAGGAttattcttaagaaaaagatGATCCCACCCATACCCTAAGGCCAAACCCACTCATGACTTACTGAGAATGTTGttcgaacacacacacacacacacagagttttgaATGCCACTCACTATTGGTATGTCAGGAACAGGATGACTAAATTATGCcacaaagaagaagagaaaatatcaataagagctaatatttactgagcacattaCCCTTCATGCTTGCCAGCACCTAATTACCTACATATTTTATAGATCCTTTTATATAAATGAGGTTTTATTGTGATATCCTTAGACTTCCAGACTGATGTTCTGCACAATTAGCATTTGTCCACTTGAATTGGCTCCTTCTTCCCAAGCCtgctccctgtctgcctctcgcCTAAAGGTTTCTTCACCTGCTACAGTATGATTGAGCTTCTGCACACCTGTACTCCTTGTTCCAAGCTGGCTGAGTGACTTTCACACTGATGTGAGTTGAGGACATGCGGAGTACCAGGTCCAAAGCTAGCAGGCCACACACTTTTTGTTTAGATAGACATATGAACTGTAACTTTACTAACCATGTTTTCTAACACACATTGGatggttttaagttttaaataacaCTGGCTACCTATGGAGAGAACTCTAAGCTAGGGAAATCATAATATAATTCCCTAACACTCTTTCAGTTGAAGAGTAAAATCACATTACTTTTATGAAACCAAACATAGTTATTAGAGCTTTGGCCATTGGCCTGTGGACAATAATTTCTGTGGGACACTCACTACCCATCGACAAGTCACAAAATCAAACCTGGCTTCAGATTCACCCCACTTCACACTTCCCGTAAGGTGTTTTCTCTGCATTATCTGCCTCTCATAGCTTTGTATTTCTTGTTGGTTTTAATTGTTGAGTGAGTTTTTGTAGTAGGTGATCACTGGCTAGCTTTAGAACCCTCTTCTTGCTcttgttttttaatagttttctcttAGAGTCTAGCTAAAAAACATTAGCAGGAGTTTATGAAACTGATTGTGCATATAGGAGCAAAGTAATGTTATTTTGAGATTATCTCATATGGAACTTGATGCTATTAATGTGATGAGATCCTGCCTGAACCCTAAAAGGAGCCAGTGTGGTGAGCCGAACACCCTAGGATAATCAAgccattgtttttaagatttttttttttaaatttacttgacagagaccacaagtaggcagagaggcaggcagagagagcaggggaagcaggttccctgccgagcagagagcccaacgtggggctcaatcccaagacccgaggatcacaacccaagccgaaggcagaggcttaaccaactgagccacccaggtgccccaatcatgcTATTTTGTAATAAACTATCCACACCTGTGGTACATAATCCTCCCAGTACAACCGAGTTGTTTTTGCCTttgaccccaccccccacccctcaaacATCTCAGCCAAACTGGAATTATGTGAAAGAAGAGGATCTAGGTAAGGGATTATTCTGGATTCTATCATCTAGTTCACTGGGTTCACAACATTTCTATTCACTTTGTGGTTCACTGTTCTGATTTCTCCCCAAGTGAGAATCTGAGTGTGCTGAGAAGAAATTTACATTCCTCATTCCTTTATCAGGAACCACAAGATAACTCTGAAAGATTAAAGAAGATTCTGTTTACTATTCTACTCTAAAATGCTACCAATTCTAAGactatcattattttatagaccaacagaaagaacaaaagctGCCAATTAAACTACCATATTACATTCTTATTACCAgggatatttatttaaatttattaaaagttctcttgatttttatcaaatttaGCTCCCTTGGGCTatacacacaaagaaagagagaaaagaaaagaaagtaagaaagagaaggaaaaaagaaatataaacaaagtaaGTGAGTCAAAATTTCCTAAACTCACTCATATTCAGACTTCAACTCTACTGAATCACTTTTCAGCTCGGAATTGCCAGCGTTAGGTCTCTCCCCACCATATCATTCTCTGAACAATCAAAAGCACAAAtgctgaggctcctgggtggctcagtgggttgggccactgccttcggctcaggtcatgatctcggggtcctcggatcgagtcccgcgtcgggctctctgctcagtagggagtctgcttctctctctctctgcctgcctctctgtctacttgtgatcgctctgtcaaataaataaataaataaataaatcttaaaaaaaaaaaaaaaggcacaaatgcCACAGAATTCCtaaagaatatttcattattgTCTCTGGGATTTTCTCCAAGTTTCTGACACCCGTTCTAAATAATCGACATACGTGCAATGACAACTCTGTCTTGATGGTTGCTCGAGCATCAGTGGCAAGAGGAAGCaagagggggcgcctgagtggctcagtgggttaaagcctctgctttccgcttgggtcatgatcccagggtgctgggatcgagccccacatcgggctctctgctcggcagggagcctgcttcctcctctctctctgtctgcctctcggcctacttgtgatctctgtcaaataagtaaataaatcttaaaaaaaaaaaaaaaaaggaagcaagaggaaCATAGGGCTCTTGCTCTTGTTCCTTAATGTCTGTCCATTGACTGATGCTGTCCTACTTGCAGATGCAGCTGGAAGGCCTGTTAAAATTCAACATGTGGGTCCCACTTCTAGAGATTCTGATTATTAAGTAAGCTGATGTGGAGTTCCCCTGAGGTTTCTAATGAACAAAATCCGAAGTGGGAAACAATGTAGCACTAAGACTAGTGAAACATGCTCTGTTCAAATCCTAGATCTACCACACGCTTATGCGATCTTCAGCACATCAACCATGCCATACCTAATGTTCCAATCCGTAAAATAGGGGTCATTGTAGCACCTATCTTGtcttgttgtgagaattaaataaattaccaCACATAAAACACGTAGGACACTATAAAGCACAAAATAAGTGCTATGTAAGTATTTCAGGTTAAATttaatgataataacaaaaataataattattattgaatttcacctaaaaattcatttgaatCACTCAGGAGACACTATAAAGCCTACTGAGAGTACTTGGGAAAATTGTCAAAAGACcacttattgaacatttactatggagtaagtgctcaaaaaatgGCATCTCTTATATTGTGTGTTTGGAAAATTCAACAGAAGTTTATAATAAAGCCATAATCTGGGGGGTAGGCGGAGCCAGCGCCGGGGAGGTTCTAGTCTGTTCTGCCTCACGGCAGCCGCCCCCTTCTACATGATCACGCTGAGCTAGTACCTGCGCCTGGAATCGGGTCGCAACGCCAGCCGCGCCTGCCGCCTGCCACTGCCTCTGGACCATGGACCCCCGCAAAGTGAGCGAGCTTCGGGCTTTCGTGAAAATGCGTAAGCAGGATCCGAGCGTTTTGCACACCGAGGAAATGCGTTTCCTGCGGGAGTGGGTGGAGAGCATGGGGGGGGGTAAAATACCACCTGCCACTCataaaactaaatcagaagacagtatcaaggaagaaaaaccagataGTAAGAAGGCGgaggaaaacataaagacagATGAACCATCAAGTGAGGAGAGTGATCTAGAAATTGACAATGAAGGTGTGATTGAACCAGATACCGATGCCCCTCAAGAAATGGGAGATGAAAATGCAGAGATAACTGAGGAAATGATGGATCaggcaaataataaaaaagtggCTGCCATTGATGCCCTAAATGATGGTGAACTACAGAAAGCCATTGACTTGTTCACAGATGCCATCAAACTAAATCCTCGCTTGGCCATTCTGTATGCCAAGAGAGCCAGTGTCTTCATCAAATTACAGAAGCCAAATGCTGCCATTCGAGACTGTGACAGAGCTATTGAAATAAATCCTGATTCAACTCAGCCTTATAAGTGGCCCGGGAAAGCACATAGACTTCTGGGCCATTGGGAAGAAGCAGCACATGATCTTGCCCTTGCTTGCAAGCTGGATTATGATGAAGATGCTAGTGTGATGCTGAAAGAAGTTCAACCGAGGGCCCAGAAAATTGCTGAACATCAGAGAAAATACGAGCGAAAACGTGAAGAGCGAGCgatcaaagaaagaatagaaagggtTAAGAAGGCTCGGGAAGAACACgagagagcccagagggaggaagaagccagacGACAATCAGGAGCTCAGTATGGCTCTTTCCCAGGTGGCTTTCCTGGGGGAATACCTGGTAATTTTCCTGGAGGAATGCCTGGAATGGCAGGGGGGATGCCTGGAATGGCAGGGGGGATGCCTGGAATGGCAGGAATGCCTGGGCTCAATGAAATTCTTAGTGATCCAGAAGTTCTTGCAGCCATGCAGGATCCAGAAGTTATGGTGGCCTTCCAGGATGTGGCCCAGAACCCAGCGAATATGTTAAAATATCAGAGCAACCCAAAGGTTATGAATCTCATCAGTAAATTGTCAGCCAAATTTGGAGGTCAAGCATAATGCCCTTCTGACAAATAAAGCCTTTGCTGAAGGAAAAGCAACTTCGATCACCTAATGGATGTCGCAATAATACAAACCAGTATATCTCTGACCTTCTcatgaagaaagctggggtgctgTGAAGAGAATCCCTacccctctgctccccatgcaACTGAAACATTCTACAATGGTTTGCCATTAGGGTATTCATTCAGATAATGTTTTCCTACTAGGAACTACaaactttaaacactttttaaacctaaaaatatttaaaaacatattaaaagggtGTGTTAGtccctacatttttctttaaaaaaaaaaaaaaaagccataatcTGGTTCCTGCCTCCTAATTAAATTAGCAGAAAAGGTGTCCATGTCACTGAGCCCTCTCAGGCAAACACTATGTATCTTTTATAATGGTAAAACTTCACTTAATAAAACATGTGAGCATAATGCACAATTccaatgttctttaaaaaagggTCAATTCCCATTTCTGAATCCAGTGTTGCTCTAGGCAGGgactttgttttttgctttgggtggggagtgttttgtttttgctcacttctatgttgttttattttaatttcatctgtggtgtttcctttatttcttttaaatgtaccTCACAATCATCAAGGAATATCCCGATTCTAGTTTGCCGCCGTAGTTGGGTAAACAAGCCTCCAATCATTCTACTctattgtaattttatatatgtcttaTTTATTCTCCATTCGTTCAACAAACTTTATTTGAGCTCCTCACTGGGACCTCAGTTAGCAGCTAAGGCTATACAAAGTCTCTGTACTTACTGAGTCTGTGCCTACGGGCACCATAAACTGGATTATTACTGTCTATGCCCAACACTAAAATAAGCACTTAAGAATTTTTGGCTgagatatctgggtggctcagttggttaagtgacaaactcttgattttggctcggatctcatgggttgtgagatcaagaccaaCAAAGGCTCTGCCCTCCGCacagggtctgcttgtccctcttgcTCCCCGCCCCCTGTTCCTCTGCTTActtttgttcactctctctctctctcaaatgaataaataaatacagtctaaTTTTTGGCTGAAGCCACAAAACTCccctgttttttttctctaaagatgtATAAATTGAGAAGTTCCTGCTAGTTCTTAAGTCAGTCCAGCTCAGGCTAACAACCAGATACTACTAAATGAGACTTAGATAACTCCAAGATCTGTTACCACCTTAAACAAGTGACAAACAATATCTTTACACTTTACACTGCAAGTTTGTAATAAATACCAGAAATGGAAATTTCTCCAACTCCACTTTTCTATGATTCAACATTTAGACATTAGAGAACCAATGATCTTAAAAATAGGAGTggacctgggatgcctgggtggctcagagggttaaagcttctgtcttcagttcaggtcatgattccggggtcctgggactgagccccacatcaggctctctgctcagcagggagcctgcttcctcctctctctctgcctgcctctctgcctacttgtgatctctatctgtcaaataaataaataaataaataaataaaatcttaaaaaaaaataagagtggaCCTGTTTCATTGATGTAATGTGGAAGTCAGAACACAGGGTTTAAAATCAGGACTTGGGTTCAGATAGTGCCTCTGCCACTTACTCACTATGTCACTTTAGGTGGCTTACTTCTCTGATTTTCAATGTCTTCATCTGAATAATGAGAATAAAGCTCTACCTTTGATAATGTGATTATAAGGATTGAATAGAATAATACACGTCTGTGTTTAAGATCTATCACACAACAGTTGCTTGATAAAAGTAACCATTTTACCTGTTTACTAACACTACTGCTACATCATAGATGGaaattttgaagtctttttttttttatagtattaaCACACAAAGACattttgaacaaaaaataaaaacccagtagtTATATCTTTCTACCCCCACCTCTCACCTCTCATTACATTCTTATCCTGTACACTGTGTGGTAGTTCAAAGCCAGTCTTTAGATAAGAAATAACTAAAGTTAGTCAGAGATGAAGTATGAACCAAAAAATATGAACCAAaaaccatataatccagcaattcatttttgggtatttatctcaagaaaatgaaaacactaacttgaaaaggtTTATGCACCCTCATGTTCactgctgcattatttacaatagtcaagatatggaaataacgcaagtgtccactgatgggtGAATAGAtaaattgtaacacacacacacacacacacacacacccagagaagtattattcagccataaaaagaatgaaatcttgctatttgcaacaatatgaaatgacctcaagggcattatgctaagtgaaataagtcagaaaaatacaaataccaaatgatctttcctatatgtgaaatctaaacacaaaacaaacaaaaccccaaggtCATAgttacagagaacagattagtggttgttaGACTTGCAAATAACAGACATCCAGAAGTGAGACCTTTCCATCTGGGTTTGTTCAGAAAAGGATGTTGAAGAACtataaatgaaagcaaataaatCACCACCGGTTATGTCAGATCAAAATGCCAGACAAATTTAAAATGGACTCTTCACTTACTATATTCTATTTTGAGACACTCTATGCCTTATAAATTACATTTCAGGTAAAGACCTATTTTAGCCTTACAcagttaacttattttttaaaaaaacctaaacatTTCTTTCCACAGAAATCCTACCACTTTATTGTTATGTATAAAATCTCCTAATTTTCAGAATGGAATGTaggtaatttgtttttaatattgttttccaaaggggtgcctgggtggcccagtgggttaaagcctttgctttcggcccaggtcatgatctcagggtcctgggatcaagccccacatcaggctctctactccgtgaagagcctgcttcttcctctctcttcctgccttcctctctgcctacttgttatctctgtgtgtcaaatacataaataaaatcttttttaaaaaaatattgttttccaaagactTCTGGGGAAGACCGCAGAGTAGGATGGTCCTAAACTGACCTCATCCCATATATACAACTAGATAACAGCTACATCAATGTAAATAGCCCAGAAAGTaccctgaagactgacagaacagactctccacagttAAACATAGAGGAGAAGCCACATTGAAAACAGTTGGGAACCAAGCTGACCTGTGAGAATGTTGGCAGAAGGGAGAGCCACCATAAGcgtggagaaggaagagaaatagttCCACACTAGCACCTCAGGCATGCGGGACCCACACTGAGAACatgaatccccataacatttgactttgaaaaccagaggggcttcactttgcaagttctttttttttgcagtgttccaaaattcattgtttatacaccacaccccattgctctatgcaatacatgccctccttaatacccaccacaagttctttttttttaagattttatttatttatttgacagagagagacacagcaagagagggtaCACAAAcagtgggctgggggaggagagggagaagcaggaccctgggatcatgacctgagtggaaggcagatgcttaacgactgagctgcccaggcaccccttagctTTGCAAGTTCTTGTGATCAGTGCAGCTTAACACTTGGAACTTTAAAATCAGTGGGCTAGGctctgggagagccagagggCAATAGGAAATTGAGTCCCTACCCTTACAGAGACTGTGCAACAAACAGCTCTTCTGAGGATAGAAGGTGCAGTTTAAAAAACATCTGAGGTATAcaggaaggagatttatttactaatctcagatcATATACTGAGGGACAGGGATGTTTGGagagttctattttttataagtgtggtaaattaaattttcttgggCTTACTAGTATTTTAACTTGgatgacacagtcagttaagcatctgcttttggctcaggtcatgatcccagggtcctgggatggaatcctgcatcaacctccttgctcagtgaggatcctgcttctccctctgcctgctgtttcccctgcctgtgttctctctctctcgctctctgtgaaatgaataa
This Mustela nigripes isolate SB6536 chromosome 13, MUSNIG.SB6536, whole genome shotgun sequence DNA region includes the following protein-coding sequences:
- the LOC131998734 gene encoding hsc70-interacting protein-like, giving the protein MDPRKVSELRAFVKMRKQDPSVLHTEEMRFLREWVESMGGGKIPPATHKTKSEDSIKEEKPDSKKAEENIKTDEPSSEESDLEIDNEGVIEPDTDAPQEMGDENAEITEEMMDQANNKKVAAIDALNDGELQKAIDLFTDAIKLNPRLAILYAKRASVFIKLQKPNAAIRDCDRAIEINPDSTQPYKWPGKAHRLLGHWEEAAHDLALACKLDYDEDASVMLKEVQPRAQKIAEHQRKYERKREERAIKERIERVKKAREEHERAQREEEARRQSGAQYGSFPGGFPGGIPGNFPGGMPGMAGGMPGMAGGMPGMAGMPGLNEILSDPEVLAAMQDPEVMVAFQDVAQNPANMLKYQSNPKVMNLISKLSAKFGGQA